One genomic window of Candidatus Kuenenia stuttgartiensis includes the following:
- a CDS encoding BrnT family toxin — MPRNIDIGSSDKGHVLVVVYTERSSNIRIISCRKASQSELSLYEEGGK, encoded by the coding sequence ATGCCGAGGAATATTGACATCGGAAGCTCTGATAAGGGTCATGTGTTGGTAGTGGTTTATACTGAGCGAAGTTCAAATATTCGTATTATCAGTTGTCGCAAGGCAAGTCAGTCGGAGCTGTCACTTTATGAAGAAGGAGGTAAATAA
- a CDS encoding type II toxin-antitoxin system HicB family antitoxin yields the protein MKIKVILEQGEDGYFAAYCPSLKSCWSQGRTEDEALQNIREAIELYLEPDEDLTENSKHKVYEVAI from the coding sequence ATGAAAATAAAAGTTATACTGGAGCAAGGAGAAGATGGTTACTTTGCTGCATATTGTCCATCGTTAAAAAGCTGTTGGAGTCAGGGAAGGACAGAAGATGAGGCATTGCAGAATATTCGGGAAGCAATAGAATTATATTTAGAACCTGACGAGGACTTAACAGAAAACAGTAAACACAAAGTTTATGAAGTGGCGATATGA
- a CDS encoding DUF559 domain-containing protein translates to MELARRGFNVIPQYEIAGKRIDIVIEGGNARLAVECDGDHWHGPNRYEEDMQRQLQLKRCGWEFFRVRESAFYSNKDDALKGLWRALEEREIFPKS, encoded by the coding sequence TTGGAGTTGGCGAGGCGGGGTTTCAACGTCATTCCGCAGTATGAAATCGCTGGCAAGCGAATCGATATTGTTATAGAAGGAGGCAACGCGCGCCTGGCAGTCGAGTGTGACGGTGACCATTGGCATGGCCCCAACCGATACGAAGAGGATATGCAACGCCAGCTGCAATTAAAGCGGTGCGGCTGGGAGTTCTTCCGCGTCAGAGAATCGGCCTTCTACTCTAACAAAGATGACGCGCTAAAAGGGCTTTGGCGTGCGCTGGAGGAACGAGAGATTTTCCCCAAGTCATGA
- a CDS encoding IS1634 family transposase — MHIVENKSKSGKKIYRSTLLRESYREDGKVKKRTIANLSNCTPLEIEAIRLALAHKDDLCALGALSESVKLHEGLSVGAAWSVYQVAKELGIEEALGKDFEGKLALWQVMARVIGQGSRLSAVRLAQIHAAGDVLDMKRGFDENNLYDNLSWLSENQAKIERKLFELRRGGNKPKLFLYDVTSSYLEGKSNHFGEYGYNRDGKKRKKQIVIGMLCDESGEPVSTEVFRGNTQDPKTFESQVKKVLERFGCKDVTIVGDRGMIKTVQIESLPEGFHYITAITKPQIESLINKGILQLGLFEEKLCEIKDDEVRYILRRNPVRAEEMSKTRVSKLQSIEKYIAKKNSYLKEHPKSSVSKALETTRERLTRLKLDGWVQIKEEDRTLKIERDEEALKEASYLDGCYAIKTDLEENEADTNLVHERYKDLTEVEKAFRDCKTVNLEVRPVYVRKEDSTRGHVFVVMLAYMIIRRLRRAWKNFDLTVEEGLAQLTTICSMEVTIKGQKASCQKIPRPRQQSHELLEALQIKLPEVLPSRNIRVVTRKKLAVRRKSQ; from the coding sequence ATGCATATTGTAGAGAACAAGTCAAAATCCGGTAAAAAAATCTATCGATCTACCCTTCTGCGGGAATCGTACCGTGAGGATGGGAAGGTCAAGAAACGCACCATTGCGAATCTGTCGAATTGCACTCCCCTGGAGATTGAAGCGATAAGACTTGCACTCGCACATAAAGACGATCTCTGTGCATTGGGCGCATTGTCAGAATCGGTGAAACTCCATGAGGGTTTGTCTGTGGGAGCAGCGTGGAGCGTGTACCAAGTGGCAAAGGAATTAGGGATAGAAGAGGCATTGGGAAAGGACTTTGAAGGAAAGCTGGCGCTTTGGCAAGTAATGGCAAGGGTAATAGGCCAGGGGTCAAGACTGTCTGCAGTAAGGCTGGCGCAGATACATGCTGCGGGTGACGTCCTGGATATGAAGCGTGGGTTTGACGAGAACAATCTGTACGATAATTTGTCATGGTTGTCAGAGAATCAGGCAAAGATAGAGCGAAAGCTGTTTGAGTTAAGACGAGGAGGCAATAAGCCGAAGTTGTTTTTGTATGACGTGACGAGCAGTTATTTAGAGGGGAAGTCGAATCATTTTGGTGAGTACGGGTATAATCGTGACGGCAAAAAGAGGAAAAAACAGATAGTGATCGGTATGCTTTGTGATGAATCCGGGGAGCCGGTATCAACAGAAGTATTTAGGGGCAACACCCAGGATCCGAAGACCTTTGAATCTCAGGTAAAGAAGGTATTAGAGCGGTTTGGATGCAAAGATGTAACGATTGTAGGAGATCGTGGGATGATCAAGACGGTGCAAATCGAAAGTTTACCGGAAGGGTTTCATTACATAACGGCGATAACCAAGCCGCAGATAGAGTCGTTGATAAATAAAGGGATACTGCAATTAGGATTGTTCGAAGAAAAGCTCTGCGAGATAAAGGATGATGAGGTTCGATATATTCTGAGGCGCAATCCGGTAAGGGCGGAAGAGATGTCAAAGACCCGTGTATCAAAATTACAGAGTATAGAGAAATACATCGCGAAGAAGAACAGTTATCTGAAGGAACATCCTAAGTCGTCAGTATCGAAGGCACTGGAAACAACAAGGGAAAGGCTAACGAGATTGAAACTTGATGGGTGGGTGCAGATAAAAGAAGAGGATAGGACGCTAAAGATAGAGAGAGATGAGGAAGCATTAAAGGAGGCATCATACCTTGATGGTTGTTACGCAATCAAGACTGATCTTGAGGAGAACGAGGCGGATACCAATCTGGTACATGAACGATACAAGGATTTAACGGAAGTGGAGAAGGCGTTTCGGGACTGTAAGACGGTGAATTTGGAGGTTCGTCCGGTGTATGTAAGAAAGGAGGATAGTACACGGGGACATGTGTTTGTGGTAATGCTTGCGTACATGATAATTCGAAGGCTGCGCAGAGCGTGGAAGAATTTTGACTTGACGGTAGAGGAAGGTCTCGCACAATTGACGACCATTTGTTCGATGGAAGTAACAATCAAAGGCCAAAAAGCTAGTTGCCAGAAGATCCCGCGTCCGCGGCAACAATCACATGAATTATTAGAGGCATTACAGATAAAGTTGCCAGAAGTATTGCCAAGCCGGAACATACGGGTAGTCACTAGAAAAAAGCTTGCTGTTCGGCGTAAAAGTCAATAA
- a CDS encoding DEAD/DEAH box helicase — translation MGRTDKIQGPYALQLTALKSLCDALENALSLETLIGECRGIIRQFQAISEPFWADESQVERIIASCGLAHIRLRKRLVAEEIQSIEAPVSYVAAMGNAHPVTNELLHAIRDRNVDGFANAASKIQELEKERQRLQKMDEYLSEMSHRLPRLTDELMRTCDEPYWDERLQQIGNAWHWAQAQYWIEEYIRQEDIPALAKHAKQIEDEINAIIAKLASLHAWSFCFSRLNSNHRRHMEAWQQSMRRLGKGTGKHAPRHRREAQQHLNECREAVPAWVMPLHRVWDTVDPIPGMFDVIIIDEASQCGVEALPLFYLGKKVLIVGDDKQISPAAVGLPRDAVHRLMEEFLHDFQFKSSFDVESSLFDHGKLRYGTQRITLREHFRCMPEIIRFSNDLCYSDTPLIPLRQYGPNRLAPLELVFVNGGYREGSYNRTINRPEAEAIVKKIVELCGDTRYDDKSMGVVVLQGEAQAALIENQLLEQLGAEEMEQRHLVCGNPYSFQGDERDIMLLSLVAANNERIGPLTKASDERRFNVAASRARDQMILFHSVTCDELSASCLRRRLLSFFENTKPQQIAGIERNELERRTFQDNRRVVNPPAPFESWFEIDVASDVHPCQNA, via the coding sequence GTGGGGCGAACCGATAAGATTCAAGGCCCTTATGCTCTACAATTGACTGCGCTCAAATCACTGTGTGACGCTCTTGAAAATGCCTTGTCGCTTGAAACGCTCATTGGAGAATGCCGTGGGATCATACGCCAGTTTCAGGCTATAAGCGAACCCTTTTGGGCTGACGAATCTCAGGTTGAAAGGATAATCGCGTCATGCGGCCTTGCGCATATCCGTCTCCGCAAGCGGCTTGTAGCTGAAGAAATACAAAGCATTGAGGCTCCGGTATCGTACGTTGCCGCCATGGGCAACGCACATCCGGTAACGAACGAATTGCTACACGCGATTCGTGACCGCAATGTAGATGGATTCGCGAATGCCGCGAGCAAGATTCAGGAATTGGAAAAGGAGCGTCAGCGCCTTCAGAAGATGGATGAATACCTCTCGGAAATGAGCCACCGACTCCCACGTCTCACGGATGAATTGATGCGAACCTGTGACGAGCCATATTGGGATGAGCGACTTCAACAAATTGGAAACGCTTGGCATTGGGCGCAGGCGCAATATTGGATTGAGGAATACATACGGCAGGAGGACATCCCTGCCCTCGCCAAGCACGCCAAACAGATCGAGGACGAGATCAACGCCATTATAGCTAAACTCGCCTCGCTCCATGCCTGGTCATTTTGCTTTTCCCGACTCAATAGCAATCATCGACGCCATATGGAAGCCTGGCAGCAGTCTATGAGGCGGCTTGGTAAAGGCACAGGAAAACACGCGCCACGCCACAGGCGTGAAGCTCAACAGCACCTCAATGAGTGCCGTGAGGCGGTTCCGGCATGGGTTATGCCTCTCCACCGAGTTTGGGACACGGTGGATCCCATACCTGGTATGTTTGATGTCATTATCATAGATGAGGCATCGCAATGTGGAGTAGAGGCACTTCCTCTATTTTATCTAGGCAAGAAGGTATTAATTGTTGGCGATGATAAGCAGATCAGCCCGGCTGCTGTAGGCTTGCCTCGAGATGCCGTGCATCGTTTGATGGAGGAATTCCTACATGATTTCCAATTTAAGTCGTCATTCGATGTCGAAAGCAGCCTGTTTGATCACGGTAAACTTCGCTATGGAACGCAACGAATTACCCTACGCGAGCACTTCCGCTGCATGCCGGAGATTATTCGTTTCAGCAATGACCTTTGCTATTCAGATACGCCGTTGATTCCCTTGAGGCAATATGGGCCTAACCGATTAGCTCCCCTTGAACTTGTTTTTGTAAATGGAGGGTATCGCGAAGGTTCATACAACCGGACGATCAATCGCCCTGAGGCCGAAGCCATCGTTAAAAAGATCGTCGAACTGTGTGGCGACACCAGGTATGACGACAAGTCGATGGGTGTGGTTGTGCTTCAGGGCGAAGCACAGGCGGCTTTGATTGAGAACCAATTGCTTGAACAGTTGGGCGCCGAGGAAATGGAGCAGCGGCATTTGGTCTGCGGTAATCCATACAGTTTTCAGGGTGATGAGCGAGACATTATGTTGCTATCGCTTGTTGCGGCCAACAATGAAAGAATTGGCCCTCTAACGAAGGCTTCGGACGAACGGCGGTTCAATGTTGCCGCCAGCCGTGCCCGCGACCAGATGATTTTGTTCCACTCTGTCACTTGTGACGAACTCAGCGCCTCCTGTCTTCGTCGACGACTCCTTAGTTTCTTCGAGAACACGAAACCACAACAGATTGCAGGAATTGAGCGTAATGAGCTTGAGCGGCGCACCTTTCAAGATAATCGACGAGTTGTAAATCCCCCCGCGCCATTTGAAAGTTGGTTTGAGATTGATGTTGCATCGGATGTTCACCCCTGCCAAAACGCATAA
- a CDS encoding IS4-like element ISCku3 family transposase has product MMREDWDLLRTFFPNDWKSLAVDTNALKGLRKDKSEEKLLRTLLIHLGCGYSLRETVVLAKRANLADLSDVALLKRLKKSKEWLYKLCLSLFRERGLQINKRNNFHLRLFDATTVKEPGKTGSLWRIHYSIEVPSLSCDFFKLTGTEGEGTGESFRQFPMKKDDYIIADRGYCTGQGIHHATRKGAYLSVRVNSQSLRIFGEEKKPFPLLKEIQYLKRPLAIKSWNVFIPNVDNTEYVKGRLCIIRKTEEAIKIAHKKLKRHASKKGIELKPETLIYAKYVIVFTTFPENQFTAFDILEWYRVRWQIELVFKRFKQIAQFGHLPKYDDDSSKAWLYGKLFVALLTEKLIDFATSFSPWGYFIVKQED; this is encoded by the coding sequence ATGATGAGAGAAGATTGGGATCTTCTAAGAACTTTCTTCCCAAACGATTGGAAAAGTTTAGCCGTTGATACAAATGCTTTAAAAGGCTTGCGCAAGGATAAATCTGAAGAAAAGCTTCTTCGAACATTATTAATTCATTTAGGATGTGGCTATTCATTGCGTGAAACAGTAGTTCTAGCCAAGCGTGCTAACTTAGCAGATTTATCCGATGTTGCCTTATTAAAGCGATTAAAAAAGAGCAAAGAATGGCTATATAAATTATGTTTATCTTTATTCCGTGAGCGTGGCCTCCAAATTAATAAACGGAATAATTTTCATCTTCGCTTATTTGATGCAACAACAGTAAAGGAACCTGGGAAAACAGGAAGTCTTTGGCGCATTCATTATAGTATTGAGGTTCCTTCATTATCTTGCGATTTCTTTAAACTTACGGGAACTGAAGGAGAAGGCACAGGAGAATCTTTTCGGCAGTTTCCGATGAAAAAAGATGATTATATTATAGCTGACAGAGGTTACTGTACTGGCCAAGGAATTCATCATGCAACAAGGAAAGGCGCTTATCTTAGCGTTAGAGTTAATTCGCAATCTCTACGGATATTCGGCGAAGAAAAGAAACCCTTTCCTTTATTGAAAGAAATCCAATATTTAAAAAGACCCCTTGCTATAAAATCATGGAACGTTTTTATTCCAAACGTTGATAATACTGAATATGTCAAAGGTCGTCTTTGTATAATACGCAAAACAGAAGAAGCCATTAAAATAGCTCATAAAAAACTTAAAAGACATGCAAGCAAAAAGGGCATTGAACTAAAACCGGAGACCCTTATTTATGCCAAGTACGTAATAGTATTCACAACGTTTCCTGAAAATCAATTTACCGCTTTTGATATCTTAGAATGGTATCGAGTTCGATGGCAAATTGAACTGGTCTTTAAAAGATTTAAACAAATAGCACAATTTGGACACTTACCTAAATACGATGATGATAGCTCAAAAGCTTGGCTTTATGGCAAACTATTCGTTGCTCTTTTGACAGAAAAACTAATAGATTTTGCTACGTCTTTTTCCCCCTGGGGATACTTCATTGTCAAGCAAGAAGACTAA
- a CDS encoding AAA domain-containing protein, which produces MDEWLEVQNRREPELHAIPIQCRDWLNQSALCNKSDLPELLPEITQQVQNPDWREGSHQPETMPRTERLGEHPEVLRAWERYVEDKWLPWTEDHNAWEKIHRVYSELFAIHQEQLRLGEEYELVLGLGLLTWQTPTGQRVRRHLVVADAILEFEAHLGKFTVRPHTEGAKLRPEFDMLDVEEQPPRAEETAKSSLAGEEDDPWEKGGIESVLKALVHSIDSQGEYDDSLAAKSIRASAKPIVEYAPALILRKRSAKGLTETLKRIKGRIENAEGIPDLFADLAEISNKNDYETGDGLEESSSAFDGEVFFPKPSNEDQRRIVDKIRAENGVLVQGPPGTGKSHTIANLICHLLATGQRTLITAKTPRALQVLEGLIPKELRPLCINLLGSGLEERRSLESSVGGILRKNDEWKEDRAKHERTELEDRLQRLRQEKAKVNRRLRDIRESETQSQSIADGTYRGTAARIAEAVNRDRSVYEWFADTIPLDKTCQLSASDLRDFLEDIRYFAPEKRQELSLEWPNALPSTEQLANLAENEVKATEDESNSVIGADERIADLISKGNFATIETIRDAFSNFRDARRRMMASPHSWMADALRDILGGNSSLWRELFRITGDAIASVETVVTIADNTSIVFPDNTNISTLREDARKLKEHMEGGGKLGWGPFRPKEVKERLHVIKTVRIGGRSCSAVEHFSNLSDALHVRIECEKAWGFWA; this is translated from the coding sequence ATGGATGAATGGCTGGAAGTGCAAAACCGGCGCGAGCCAGAATTGCATGCCATTCCCATTCAATGCAGAGACTGGCTTAACCAGTCGGCGCTCTGCAATAAGAGTGATTTGCCGGAACTCCTCCCGGAAATCACCCAACAAGTCCAAAATCCCGACTGGCGCGAAGGATCGCATCAGCCGGAAACCATGCCACGCACCGAACGCCTTGGCGAACATCCCGAAGTTCTGCGGGCATGGGAACGTTATGTTGAAGACAAGTGGCTACCATGGACGGAAGATCACAATGCGTGGGAAAAAATCCACCGTGTCTATTCCGAGCTTTTTGCCATTCATCAAGAGCAACTCAGGCTTGGCGAGGAATACGAACTCGTACTTGGGTTGGGTCTGCTTACATGGCAGACGCCCACTGGGCAGCGCGTCAGACGTCACTTGGTTGTCGCGGATGCCATTTTGGAGTTTGAAGCTCATCTGGGTAAATTCACCGTTCGGCCTCATACCGAAGGGGCAAAACTCCGGCCAGAATTCGACATGTTGGATGTAGAGGAACAACCGCCGCGCGCCGAAGAAACTGCGAAGTCTTCGTTGGCAGGAGAAGAAGACGATCCATGGGAAAAAGGGGGCATTGAAAGCGTGCTTAAGGCGTTGGTGCATTCGATCGACTCCCAAGGTGAGTATGACGACTCCTTGGCGGCGAAAAGCATCCGTGCATCAGCGAAGCCAATTGTCGAATATGCTCCCGCTTTGATCCTACGAAAGCGCTCCGCAAAGGGTCTTACCGAAACCTTGAAACGGATCAAGGGGCGGATCGAAAATGCCGAAGGTATCCCTGACTTATTCGCGGACCTTGCCGAGATTTCCAACAAGAATGACTACGAAACGGGCGATGGTTTAGAAGAATCAAGCAGCGCATTCGATGGAGAAGTTTTCTTCCCAAAGCCATCGAACGAAGATCAACGACGTATCGTTGACAAGATTCGTGCGGAAAATGGCGTTCTTGTGCAGGGGCCTCCCGGTACGGGAAAATCTCATACTATCGCGAATCTCATTTGCCATTTGCTCGCCACTGGCCAGCGAACGCTTATCACCGCCAAGACGCCGCGTGCTCTTCAGGTACTTGAAGGACTTATCCCGAAAGAATTACGCCCTCTCTGCATCAACTTGCTTGGCAGCGGTCTTGAGGAGCGGCGATCTTTGGAATCCAGCGTCGGCGGCATACTTCGCAAGAATGATGAATGGAAAGAGGATCGGGCTAAACATGAGCGCACGGAACTAGAAGATCGACTCCAACGCCTCCGGCAGGAGAAAGCCAAGGTTAATCGACGGCTCCGCGATATCAGGGAATCCGAAACCCAATCCCAATCCATTGCGGACGGAACATATCGAGGTACGGCAGCCCGAATAGCGGAGGCCGTCAACCGTGACAGAAGCGTTTACGAATGGTTCGCGGACACCATCCCCTTGGACAAGACCTGTCAGTTATCCGCCAGCGATTTGCGTGATTTTCTTGAGGACATTCGTTATTTTGCACCAGAAAAGCGTCAAGAATTGAGCCTTGAATGGCCAAATGCCTTGCCTTCCACAGAACAGTTGGCCAATCTTGCTGAGAACGAGGTGAAAGCGACTGAGGACGAAAGCAACTCGGTAATCGGGGCAGATGAACGTATCGCCGATCTGATATCAAAGGGCAATTTCGCGACCATCGAAACGATTCGTGACGCTTTCTCCAATTTTCGCGACGCACGAAGAAGGATGATGGCGTCGCCCCATTCATGGATGGCAGATGCATTACGCGATATCTTGGGAGGTAATTCATCCTTGTGGCGCGAGCTTTTCCGTATCACGGGAGATGCTATTGCATCAGTCGAAACTGTAGTCACAATCGCTGACAATACAAGTATTGTTTTCCCAGACAATACCAATATCAGTACGCTACGAGAAGATGCCAGAAAACTGAAAGAGCACATGGAGGGTGGAGGGAAGCTGGGTTGGGGCCCATTTCGGCCCAAAGAGGTCAAAGAGCGCCTCCATGTAATCAAGACTGTGCGTATTGGAGGACGGTCTTGTTCCGCTGTCGAACATTTTTCAAATCTTTCCGATGCATTGCATGTCCGGATCGAGTGTGAGAAGGCGTGGGGGTTCTGGGCATAA
- a CDS encoding IS1634 family transposase: MATIQSKNSRGYKYWYIVESRRVNGKPRPIVLAYLGKADDLLKQLQGLTEKLRLKSYSHGAVAALLSVANALDVPSVINKYIKSPRQYCAKKPVRNNLTAGSTLLLGAVGRVCVPTSKRGWWDWAKTTTAEYLLRHSLSKIDSQHFWDLMDALPEESIAEIERELIEKTFKTYNLQSDTLFFDTTNFFTYIDTTNLRCTIARRGKNKQKRYDLRQVGLAMVVTRNDMIPLFHHTYQGNMADAKVFSAVLETIKDRMTGLGFDSKKHTIVFDRGNNSMDNMAIVERLALHYVGALTPYHHKQLVGDAMCNFREYDVDGSKIQVYHDKRVIWGQERTVVVFISEKLKVGQLRGMSQSLEKAEHQLKLLQQHLCNPKGKMRDKEGLEDTIRSVVKCQFAKDVIDWSLKEVSEGKFQLNFSIDQKKLEEIEGELGFRILMTDHHDWDTADIIKAYYGQSKIEHAFRNLKNPYHLALKPQFHWTDQKIRVHFFICVLGYLMAAIVWYQAKAHAQFSGTLDTLLDTLNNIRLSAMLEETKARGRVKATYKLEEMSDKESLLMNALGIMDFHKHRLKLQGLSVYN; encoded by the coding sequence ATGGCTACCATTCAATCTAAAAACTCCAGAGGTTATAAATATTGGTATATTGTCGAATCGCGGCGCGTTAACGGCAAGCCCAGGCCCATCGTCCTGGCCTATCTTGGCAAGGCAGACGATTTATTAAAACAACTGCAAGGTCTTACCGAAAAATTACGGCTCAAATCTTATTCACATGGCGCGGTAGCCGCATTGCTAAGTGTGGCCAATGCCCTGGACGTCCCTTCCGTGATTAATAAATATATAAAGTCGCCACGGCAGTATTGTGCTAAAAAACCTGTTCGAAATAATCTGACCGCCGGAAGTACCCTCTTGTTGGGTGCCGTGGGGAGAGTGTGTGTGCCTACCAGCAAAAGAGGATGGTGGGATTGGGCAAAGACGACTACTGCCGAATACTTACTCAGACACAGCTTGAGTAAAATAGACAGTCAGCATTTCTGGGATTTGATGGATGCACTTCCTGAAGAATCCATTGCAGAAATCGAGCGCGAATTAATTGAAAAGACATTTAAAACATACAACCTTCAAAGCGACACACTGTTTTTTGATACAACCAATTTTTTCACGTATATCGACACAACTAATCTGCGATGCACTATTGCCCGGCGGGGGAAAAACAAACAAAAGCGATACGATCTCAGGCAGGTCGGGTTGGCGATGGTCGTTACACGTAACGACATGATACCGTTGTTTCACCATACCTATCAGGGGAACATGGCGGATGCAAAGGTGTTCAGCGCGGTTCTTGAGACGATAAAAGACAGGATGACCGGATTAGGTTTCGACAGCAAAAAGCACACTATTGTTTTTGATCGTGGAAACAATTCCATGGACAATATGGCTATTGTAGAGAGATTGGCATTGCATTACGTTGGAGCGCTTACACCGTATCATCACAAGCAGTTGGTAGGGGATGCCATGTGTAATTTCAGGGAATATGACGTTGACGGCAGTAAGATACAGGTGTACCATGACAAACGGGTTATTTGGGGGCAGGAAAGAACCGTTGTCGTATTTATTTCCGAGAAATTAAAGGTTGGGCAATTAAGGGGAATGTCTCAGTCTCTGGAAAAGGCAGAACATCAGTTAAAGCTCTTACAGCAGCATCTGTGTAATCCAAAGGGAAAGATGCGGGACAAAGAGGGTCTGGAGGATACGATAAGAAGTGTAGTGAAATGTCAATTTGCGAAGGATGTTATCGATTGGTCGTTAAAAGAGGTATCTGAAGGCAAGTTTCAATTGAATTTTTCAATCGACCAGAAAAAGCTCGAAGAAATAGAAGGGGAACTGGGGTTCAGGATTCTTATGACAGACCATCACGATTGGGATACCGCGGACATTATAAAAGCCTACTATGGGCAATCAAAAATTGAACATGCCTTTAGAAATCTCAAGAACCCCTATCACCTTGCTTTAAAACCGCAATTTCACTGGACGGATCAGAAAATCAGGGTGCATTTTTTTATTTGCGTCCTCGGATACCTAATGGCGGCGATTGTGTGGTATCAGGCAAAAGCGCACGCACAATTTAGTGGAACGTTAGATACCCTGTTAGACACCCTTAATAATATAAGGCTTTCTGCTATGCTTGAAGAAACAAAGGCCAGAGGGAGAGTTAAGGCTACCTACAAATTGGAAGAAATGTCCGACAAGGAATCTCTGTTGATGAATGCGTTAGGCATTATGGATTTCCACAAACATCGGCTGAAACTTCAAGGACTCAGTGTATACAATTGA
- a CDS encoding carboxypeptidase-like regulatory domain-containing protein — translation MKKLLFVLPYLFACSVAFGYDYVDVSGKVKNMEGMELEDVVIRLDNDSDHYRATTDWNGDFELYDVAVNTYTATFEKQGYITSTQEITINGDSYEMNIGSFYLEKDIASGMAGAWEGYLKTCIWDLDVSITITQTDETISGTILANGRPFGKLTGTISGDDIEFEIEKSAPCRGFIEGNGFVTEEKIILVFTDGRDCQGEQNVGNCEFVNCGKRSKWKLRLI, via the coding sequence ATGAAAAAGTTGTTATTTGTATTGCCATATTTGTTTGCCTGTAGCGTTGCCTTTGGATATGACTACGTAGATGTATCTGGTAAGGTAAAAAATATGGAAGGAATGGAACTTGAGGATGTTGTTATAAGACTCGACAACGATTCAGACCATTACAGGGCAACGACCGACTGGAACGGCGATTTTGAACTATATGACGTTGCAGTAAACACTTATACTGCTACATTTGAGAAACAAGGATATATAACATCCACGCAAGAAATAACAATCAATGGCGATAGTTATGAAATGAATATCGGAAGTTTTTATTTAGAAAAAGATATTGCATCTGGCATGGCTGGCGCATGGGAAGGATATCTGAAAACTTGTATATGGGATTTAGATGTATCAATAACCATAACACAAACCGACGAAACTATATCGGGAACGATATTGGCAAATGGCCGCCCGTTTGGGAAATTAACGGGAACGATATCCGGCGATGATATAGAATTTGAAATTGAGAAATCAGCGCCATGCAGGGGATTTATCGAAGGAAATGGATTTGTTACAGAAGAAAAAATTATACTGGTATTTACTGATGGCAGGGATTGCCAGGGCGAACAAAACGTTGGAAATTGTGAATTTGTGAATTGTGGAAAGCGGAGTAAATGGAAATTAAGATTAATATAG
- a CDS encoding sigma-70 family RNA polymerase sigma factor, protein MPESVNPQTLHLVMLAKSGDQPAIEKLYEIYCGRILRIVRMRMGNELRSKMQSMDLVQDALLSSFRDLKQFTYKNEGDFLRWLSHIAENRIRDKISEMRAQVRDHRREQPLSSNKQLKDDSSVHTYEPMDSATPSKILSKEEDLDKLEKAMQKLKPEYREVILLTKAEGLSQKQAGEKLGKSPDATRMLLVRALNALNNAFGENR, encoded by the coding sequence ATGCCTGAATCCGTTAATCCACAAACACTTCATTTGGTTATGCTTGCAAAGTCTGGTGATCAACCGGCAATTGAAAAACTATATGAAATATACTGCGGGCGTATTCTAAGAATCGTCAGGATGCGCATGGGCAATGAATTGCGAAGTAAGATGCAATCAATGGATCTGGTTCAGGACGCATTATTGAGTTCTTTTCGTGATTTGAAACAGTTTACCTATAAAAATGAAGGTGATTTTTTACGATGGTTGTCACATATTGCGGAAAACAGAATACGTGACAAAATAAGTGAGATGAGGGCACAGGTGCGCGACCATAGAAGGGAACAGCCTTTAAGCAGCAATAAACAATTAAAAGATGATAGCAGTGTACATACATATGAACCAATGGATTCAGCAACACCCAGCAAAATATTGTCTAAAGAGGAGGACCTTGACAAACTGGAAAAGGCTATGCAAAAACTAAAGCCGGAATATCGGGAGGTAATCCTGTTAACAAAGGCAGAAGGACTTTCACAAAAACAAGCTGGTGAAAAATTGGGCAAAAGCCCGGATGCCACCCGGATGCTGCTAGTAAGGGCGCTTAATGCCCTAAATAATGCTTTTGGGGAGAATAGGTAG